In the Deltaproteobacteria bacterium genome, GCACGCCGAGGATGATGGGATCGTTGCGGTGGTAGATGGCGCGGATGTCGAGGGTGGGCTGCTCGCTGGCGCCGCCGGCGTAGTACCCCGTCCATTCCCCGAAGGGGCCCTCCACCGCGCGCTTTTCCTGGGTCAGGAAGCCTTCCAGCACGATCTCGGCGTTGGCCGGGATGGGCAGTCCAGTCACTTTGCCGCGCACCACCTCCACGGGGGTGCCGCGCAGTCCGCCGACCACGTCGAACTCGCACACGCCGTAGGGAAACTCCGTGCCGCCCACGAAGAACGACATGGGGTCGCTGCCCACCACCAGCGCCACGGGCATGGGCTGTCCCTTGTCGAAGTACTTCTTGCGGTGCATGTAGGCGTGCTTGCCCGGCACGAACAGCAGGCTCACCGACTTCGGGTCCTGCACCATGGCGCGGTAGGTGCCGACGTTGATCCAGCGCTCGTCCGGGTCGATGGTGACGCAGAAGCAGCCGGTGCCGATGTAGCGGCCGCCGTCGTCCCGGTGCCACTTGGGGGTGGGGAACTGCATCAAGTCGATGTCGTCGCCGGTGAGGATGTTCTCGAACACCGGGCCGTCGTCCACCACCACGTGGGGCAGGCGCCGCTGCACCTTGATGTAGTGGTCGAAGAACGCCTGGCTCAGCTCCTGCTTGGTGAGGTGGTCGGGAAACCCCAGCGTCATGTTCCGGCGCTTGCCTGCGAAGGCGTTGATCAGGACGCGGAACCCCTTGGGGCAGCCGGGGATGTCGTCGAACAGCACCGCCGGCCCATCGTCCACGCGGATCACCGCGTCGGCGGCCAAGCCGATGTCCTCTTCCCAGCTCGCGCCGGTGACGGTGCGCAGCTCGCCCAGGGCGTCGGCCCGGGCCATCCATTGGCGGAGGTCGTGGTAGGGCAGTCTGGCTTCCATGGTGTCGGTCGTGGACATGTACGGCTTCCTCTCGGGTGGCTTCTGCTTCAGGCGGCCATGGACTTGATGCGGTCCACGGCCTCGTTCACCAGTTCATCGGTGGTTTCGTTGGCGCCGACGATGCCGACCCGGGACATGCCCGTGAACCAGGAGCGTTCCAGGTCGTCGACCTTCTCGATGCGGTAGACGTTGTCGTTGAACGCCCGCGCCACCTCCTCCATGCGGTTGGTCATGCCCTCGGTCCAGCCGAATATGACCACCGCTTCCACGTCGCGCGCCAAATCCTCCACCTTGGGCAGCCGCTGCAGCGAGTCGATGCACGCGGTGTTGCGGATGCGCACGTTGGCGAAGCGTTCGAGGATCCGGCTCATGATCCCGGTGTAGCTCTCCATCCAGAAGGTGGTCTGGACGATGACGCCGACGGGCTCGAAGCGGGTCAGCCGAATGTCCGCCACGTCCTCTTCCTTCTCGACGATGAACACCTCCCGTTCCTTCTCCTTGGCGATGCCCATGAGGCGCGGGATGCCATGGTGCGTACGGCTGCTCAGGATCACCAGGTGGCAGCCCTGGTCCAGCAGCTCCAGCTCCGCCTCCTCCTGCTGCACCACGAACGGGCAGGTGGCGTCCGCCAGAAGTTCGAGACCCTGCTCCTTCGCCTGCTTGCGAATCTCCGGCGGCGCGCCGCGGACGCCGTAGATGAGCTTCTCGTCCTTGATGGAGTCCATGTCGTTGGTGGAGCGGATGCCGTCCTCGTCCTCCAGCGACTTGAACGCGATGAAATCGTTCTCCGGCCTCAGGGACCATACGGCGATACCGTCGCCGTATTTCTCCACCATCTTCTGGTGCATGGCGCCGGCGCGGTGCACGCCCACGCACAGACCCGACGGCGGAATCCCCTTGGTACCCTTGAAGTCGACTTTGATCACTTCCATGAGAAGCCTCCTCGCGCTGTTACGTGCTCGTCGCGGAATCGTTGCAAATCGCGGAGGGTTTTTCAACGGTTCACTGGATCTCGCGGCGGGCGGAGACGTCGATGACCGGCACCCCGAATCGTCATTCCCGGGGAAAGCGGGAATCCAGGCGGGGTAGAGTTGGGGGAAGCCGCCGTTTCGCGGTTTCTTGGAAATGACAACTACTGTAACTATCGGAGAGTTTTCTATAAATTGGAAACGGCATACGCTAGAGGTTCTCGGTGAAGGTAAGCAATGACGGCGGAACGGCGGTTTCCGTGGGAGGTCGGGGCGAAGGCAGCGTTGGAACAACGCGCGACGCAACACGGGTCTCCCTCTACGGCTTCGTCGTCTTCTCCGCCGCGTGGCTCGTCTTCTGGATTCAGCCGCTGGCGGCGCGCGGCGTACTCCCTGTCCTCGGCGGTTCGCCCGCGGTGTGGAATACCGCGATGGTGTTCTTCCAGTCGGCGCTGTTGGCGGGCTACGCCCTTGCGCATCTCCTGATCCGCCGAGCGTCGCCCGCCGGACAGCTTGCGGTCCTGGCGGCCCTGTGGGCAGGTGTCGCCCTCACGGTTCCGGTGGGCGGACTGCGTCTCCTGGGAGACACACCCGGCGATCTTCCGCCGGTCCTGTGGCTTCTCGGCACGCTGTCGGGGTCGCTCGGGCTCGCCTTTGTGGCAGCCTCGTCCCTTACCCCTCTCGTACAGGCCTGGCTCGCCCGGACGGGCACCGGCGCCGCGTCCGTGAACCCGTACTTTCTCTACGCGGTCTCCAATGCCGGCTCCGCGGGCGCCCTCCTCGCGTATCCGTTCCTCCTCGAACCTCTCATCGGTCTGGAGCGACAGGCCTGGCTGTGGAGCGCCGCCTTGCTGGGGCTCGCGCCCTTTCTGGTCGGTTTGTGGCTGGCACTGCCCCGTGAGCGCGCGCCGGCGGCCGCCACGCACTCGCCCCTGTCCGCCGCACCCTTGCCGTGGGCGCGCATACTCGGGCTCTCGGCGGTTCCAAGTGCGCTTCTCCTGTCACTCACACGTTACTTGACGACGGACATCGCGTCGGTACCGCTTTTCTGGATCGTGCCGCTGACGCTGTACCTCGCCACGTTCATCCATGCATTTGCCCGCCACGAGATGATCCCGCAGCCGATCCTGGCGAGCCTGTTGCCGCGGGCACTCATCCTCCTCACGATCGTGTATCAGCTCGGGCCGAAGTATTTCGTGTTGGCATCCGTGGTCCACCTTCTCGCCTTCACCCTCGCCGCGCTCTACTGTCACGGCGCCCTTGCACGCCTTCGCCCGCCCGCCGCCGACCTGACAGGTTTCTACCTGCTGGTGTCCATCGGCGGACTCATTGGCGGGCTGCTGGTCGCGCTCGCGGCGCCCTTGGTGTTCGTCGACATCCATGAGTATCCCATCGCCATCGCCCTCGTCGCGGCTCTTCTGCCCCTGGGGCCCTTCGGCCTGCGCGGCATCCGTTTGCTGGTGGCGGCGGTGGGCCTTGTCGTCGTCGTTGCTGGACTCTCGGTCATTCATATCGGCTTCGCCGGCTTCGATGAGGATCTGCCGCTCGTGGTTGGCGGTGCGGTCGTGCTTGTCCTGATCTGCGCGCCGGCGCTGATGTTACTGCGTGCCCGGCCGGCCCTGCTCGGGTGTGCCCTGCTGACCGTCTTCCTGGGTCCGTCCATGATCGCGCGCGGCTTCGACTTGCAGGTCGCCCGCGCGCGCACCTTCTTCGGCGTTTACCGGGTCGTCGAACATGACGGGGTACGCTCCTTCTATCATGGGACCACGCTGCACGGCACGGAGTATCTCCGGGCCGACGGCTCCACCGAGAGCAGGACGACCTACTACGGGATCGGGACCCCGTATTCCGAGTTGCTCTCGGCGCTTACCCGCCGGCCGTCGCCTGTCGTGATTGGACTCGCGGGGCTCGGCACCGGATCGCTCGCGTGCTACGCGCGACCGGGTGACGAGGTACGCATCTACGAGATCGATCCTGTAGTGGTGCGCCTCGCCCGAACCTACTTCGCGGCACTCCGCACCTGCGCGCCGAATGCAGCCATCGCCATTGGCGACGCGCGACTTCTTCTCGATAGCGAGCGGCGAACCCTCGATTTCCTTGCCCTGGATACCTTCACCTCCGATGCGATCCCGGTCCACCTGCTCACACTGGAGGCGTTCCGGATCTACCGTCGCGTGCTTGCCCGGGACGGCATCCTCGCGGTCCACATCTCCAATCGGGTGCTCGATCTGGAGCCGGTGCTCGCGGCGCTGGCCGACCGCGTCGGACTGGTTGCGCGTATCAAGCGCTATTCGGCTCCGAAGCTGCCACCGCCGCGGCCGTCAGTGTCCTCCACCGTGGTGGTCCTGACCCGGGACGAAGACACGTTGCGGGCGCTTGATCTCGACGCGGGGCGGACTTCTCTCGGATCTCCCGACCGCGTCCGGGCCTGGACGGACGACTACACGAGCATCGTGCCCCTCATCCGCTGGTGGTAGCGTGGCCTTCGGGACTCGATTCGGTTTCCTCCGGGGGCGAGAAATCTATATTTTGATAATTAATGGTAGTAATTGGAACAATTATAAATTAAACAGTACGGTCAAGGAACTCAGAACATCATTGACCGCGAGAGAACGGATGAGGATGACGAAAGCTCGCGTACTGGTCGTCCGCGGCGACGATTCAGGTACCGAAGGTTTGGAGGAATGCCTGCGAGGTCTGGGTTACTACGTGTGCACGGTGGCCGCGTCCTCGACCCAGGCCATTGAAGGGGTGGAGGAAACAGCTCCCGATGTGGTCTTGATCGATGGCGACCTCGAAGCGGCCGAGAGGATCGGGAGCAGGGCCGCTCTTGCTCTGCGCGAGCGGGAAATCAGGCATGGGGAGACCAAGAGCCGGCTGGAGCGCGAGTTGGATGAGATGCGCGAAAGACTCCACATGATGGAGGTCGTCTTCAACAGCATGGACGAGGGCCTCATCGCCTCGAACAAGTCCGGGGAGCGGCTGATATTCAATGAAGGCGCGGTACGGATCGGAGGTGTGCGCGAACCCACCAACAACGTCGATGAATGGGCCGCTCTGCATGGTGTCTACCGGCTCGACAAGGAAACGCTCCTGCCGGTGGACGAGAATCCGCTGGTGCTCGCCGTGCGCGGTCAGGCGACGGACGGATGCGAGGTCTTCGTGCGCAACAAGGAGCAGCCGCAGGGCGTCTACGTCAGCGTCACGGGCCGGCCTCTGAAGGACACCTCGGACAGCCATAGAGGCGGGTTGGTCGTCTTCAGGGACATCACGGAACAGAAGGCGACGGAAATCCGCCTTCAACAGACCATAGGCGAGCTGAGGGAACAGAGCGAGCTGCTGCAAACCATCTTCGACAGTATCCGGGAAGGCATCATCGTCAGCGACGAAAGCGGGGAGTTTCTCTACGTCAACCCCGGCGCCAAGAAGATTCTCGACCAGGAGTACTTCGTCAGGCGCAAGGGCAAATGGTCGGAAAAACCAGCCGACGTCTATTACTATCCCGACCGCGTGACGCCCATCAAGAACGAGGACCTGCCGCTTCCCCGCGCCATCTTCAACGGCGAGTCCACCGACGACATGAACATCTTCGTACGGAGGCCGGACCACCCGAACGGCGGAATCTTCCTTTCGGTGAGCGCGCGGCCGCTTCTTGACGAAGTCGGCCAGATCAGAGGGGGCGTCATCATATTTCGCGACGTCACCCATGGGGTGCTTGCCGAGGAGGCACTGACGCGGGCATTCGCGCAAGGACGGTTGGAGGTAGTCGATACCATCCTGCACAACATCGGCAACGCCATCAACAGCGTAACCACGGGTGCCGAGACCCTCCACCGGAACCTCCTGGACGATCCGTTGGTGCGTCGCCTCCGCGCCCTCGCCGACGCCATTGGACCACACGCGGATGATTGGGTCGACTACATCGAGAACGATCCGCAAGGCCAGAAGGTGAGGCCGTTCATTGTCGCCCTCTCCGAAGACTTCATCAGGCACAACAGGCGGTTGATGGACACCGTGCAGCGCGTCAGAGACCGGGCGGAGCACATCGCCGACATCGTCCGTACCCAGAAGTCGCCCGACGGTTCAGGCGTGAGCTGGAAAGGCGTCGATCTCCGGAGTGCGCTCTCGGAGGCCGTCAACGTGATGCGGGATTCGCTCGACGACGGCGGAATCCGGGTCGACATCGACTGCGGGGCAGCGCCGACAGAGATCAGGACGCAGGAGAGTCAGTTTCATCAGATGATGGTCAACGTCGTCAAGAATTCGGCGCAAGCGATCCACGAGCTTGCGGCTTCGAAGCAACTGGCGGAAACGCCGCGCATTCGGATACGGGCGGGTGTCGACGGAGAGTTTCTCGATCTTGAAGTGAGCGACAACGGCATCGGATTCGGGGCCAGGGACAGCCGGATGTTCTTTGCCGCCGGCTACAGCACGAAGGCATCGGGCACCGGGCTCGGTCTCCATTCGGCCGCCAATTTCGTCGTTCGATCGGGGGGACGGATCGACCTTTCAAGCGACGGCGTAGGCAAGGGCGCGACCGCGCACATCAGGCTGCGACTCGCGTCCCTCGACCCGAGGCCCGCTGGGGTGGCGTCTGGTTCAGTGGCAACCGCGGGGAAATGACGGATGGATTTGGACGAATATGCCAACCGGCGCGTTCTGATCGTCGACGATCAGAGAGAGATCCACGACGACTTTCGAGAGATGTTGAGGCCGCAGCCTCCGGCGGCTCGGGCGAACAAGCTGGCGGCGGCGTTCATCACCGAGGAAGAGCCGCCCTTTTTGCCCGATTTCGATCTGCTGCACGCGAGGAGCGGGGAGGAGGCGTGCGACATCGTGCGGGCCGGAATGGAACGGGCCCGTCCCGTGGCCGTTGCCTACATCGACGTCCGAATGCCGCCGGGGATTGACGGTATCGAAACGATCCGTCGTGTGAGGGAGGTCGACCGGGACGTCGAGGTCGTCATCATGACCGCCTACACCGACAGGTCTCTGCCCGAGATCATCCAGAGTGTGGAGCCGCTTCACAAGGTTCTCTATATCCGAAAGCCCTTCGCGCGCGAAGAGATCCAGCAGATGACCCTGTCCCTGGTGGGCAAGTGGAACGTGGAGCAGGAGTTGGGGGGGGAACGGCGGCAACTCGCCGTAGGGCATCGAAGACTGTCAGCCGTGCTGGACGCTACCGGAGAGGCCATGGCCATGTACGACCTCAACGGGCGCCTTCTGTTCGCCAATCAGGGCTATGAAACGCTGGCCGACCTGACGGAAAGCGACTTGAAGAAGCTGTCGCCGGACGCGCTTGCCGAGCAGTTCCAGGAGCGCTTCCGGGAGCCGGATCTGTCGGACGTGAAGAGCAGGTTCTTGCTCAGGGACGGCGGCGACGTGGTTGAGGAAAGCGCCGCGGGCAGCCTGCCGGAACAGCGATTGTTCCATCGGACGGTCGCGCCGGTGCGTGACGGGGAGGGAGCGGTCATCGGCAGCCTCTACGTGTACCGGGACGTATCCAGGGAGGTGGAGGCGGAGCGGATGAAGGCAGAGGTGCTGCGCCTGCGCACGGAGATGGCGACCACCTACTCCTTTGACGGCATGGTGGGCGACAGCCCTCCGATGCAGCGGGTGTACGCGCTGATGAGGCAGGCCGCGGAAAGTGGCATTACAGTGATGATCCAGGGCGAGAGCGGGACCGGCAAGGAACTGGTGGCAAGCTCGTTTCATCTCAACAGCCCGCGGAGGAACGGACCGTTTCTGGCCATCAACTGCGCCGCCATTCCCGAGTCCCTGATTGAAAGCGAGTTGTTCGGTCACGAGAAGGGGGCTTTCACCGGGGCCACACGGCAGAGGCTCGGCGCTTTCGAGCGTGCCACGGGGGGAACCATCTTTCTTGACGAGATCGGCGACATGCGGCTGGCGATGCAGGCCAAGCTCTTGCGGGTGCTGCAGGAGCGGGAAATCCAACGTGTGGGCGGCGCCGCTACCATTCCCATCGACGCCAGGGTGATCGTGGCAACCAACAAGGATCTGAAGGCCTTGGTCAAGGCGCGGGAGTTCCGGGAAGACCTGTTCTATCGAATCGCCGCGTTCCCCATCGTGATTCCACCGCTCAGGCAGCATCCCACGGACATTCCCTTGCTGGCCAAGCACTTCCTGAACAAACACGCCGAACGCAGCGGGCGAGTCTTTGGCGGCATTTCCACGGCGGCGTTGCGCGCGCTTCTGCAATACGATTGGCCGGGCAACGTGCGTGAGCTCGACAACGCAATCGAGCGTGCGGTCCTGTTGGAGAAAACCGACGTGCTGCAAGTGGATAGCCTGCCGCCTCATTTCGTGACAACCCGCCTTGCCGCGGAGGATGGCTCCACCGCGGACCATCGCTCTACAAGCGTGTCGATCTTGCCGCTGCGGGACGTAGAGCGGAGGGCGTTGGCC is a window encoding:
- a CDS encoding UbiD family decarboxylase produces the protein MSTTDTMEARLPYHDLRQWMARADALGELRTVTGASWEEDIGLAADAVIRVDDGPAVLFDDIPGCPKGFRVLINAFAGKRRNMTLGFPDHLTKQELSQAFFDHYIKVQRRLPHVVVDDGPVFENILTGDDIDLMQFPTPKWHRDDGGRYIGTGCFCVTIDPDERWINVGTYRAMVQDPKSVSLLFVPGKHAYMHRKKYFDKGQPMPVALVVGSDPMSFFVGGTEFPYGVCEFDVVGGLRGTPVEVVRGKVTGLPIPANAEIVLEGFLTQEKRAVEGPFGEWTGYYAGGASEQPTLDIRAIYHRNDPIILGVPPLGAGSDEMARYRAIMRSAMLKHELNNAGVPDVSQVWCHEVGASRLLHGIGIKQRYPGHARQAGVLASSCGSVVYGCKFVIVVDDDVDVSNLDELIWAMLTRTDPETSIEILRRMRTSPADPRVTPDQRKVQDLTNSRVVVDACRPYEWFDKYPKVNAPAPDVVRKAREKFGYLLD
- a CDS encoding fused MFS/spermidine synthase, with protein sequence MGGRGEGSVGTTRDATRVSLYGFVVFSAAWLVFWIQPLAARGVLPVLGGSPAVWNTAMVFFQSALLAGYALAHLLIRRASPAGQLAVLAALWAGVALTVPVGGLRLLGDTPGDLPPVLWLLGTLSGSLGLAFVAASSLTPLVQAWLARTGTGAASVNPYFLYAVSNAGSAGALLAYPFLLEPLIGLERQAWLWSAALLGLAPFLVGLWLALPRERAPAAATHSPLSAAPLPWARILGLSAVPSALLLSLTRYLTTDIASVPLFWIVPLTLYLATFIHAFARHEMIPQPILASLLPRALILLTIVYQLGPKYFVLASVVHLLAFTLAALYCHGALARLRPPAADLTGFYLLVSIGGLIGGLLVALAAPLVFVDIHEYPIAIALVAALLPLGPFGLRGIRLLVAAVGLVVVVAGLSVIHIGFAGFDEDLPLVVGGAVVLVLICAPALMLLRARPALLGCALLTVFLGPSMIARGFDLQVARARTFFGVYRVVEHDGVRSFYHGTTLHGTEYLRADGSTESRTTYYGIGTPYSELLSALTRRPSPVVIGLAGLGTGSLACYARPGDEVRIYEIDPVVVRLARTYFAALRTCAPNAAIAIGDARLLLDSERRTLDFLALDTFTSDAIPVHLLTLEAFRIYRRVLARDGILAVHISNRVLDLEPVLAALADRVGLVARIKRYSAPKLPPPRPSVSSTVVVLTRDEDTLRALDLDAGRTSLGSPDRVRAWTDDYTSIVPLIRWW
- a CDS encoding ATP-binding protein → MAFGTRFGFLRGREIYILIINGSNWNNYKLNSTVKELRTSLTARERMRMTKARVLVVRGDDSGTEGLEECLRGLGYYVCTVAASSTQAIEGVEETAPDVVLIDGDLEAAERIGSRAALALREREIRHGETKSRLERELDEMRERLHMMEVVFNSMDEGLIASNKSGERLIFNEGAVRIGGVREPTNNVDEWAALHGVYRLDKETLLPVDENPLVLAVRGQATDGCEVFVRNKEQPQGVYVSVTGRPLKDTSDSHRGGLVVFRDITEQKATEIRLQQTIGELREQSELLQTIFDSIREGIIVSDESGEFLYVNPGAKKILDQEYFVRRKGKWSEKPADVYYYPDRVTPIKNEDLPLPRAIFNGESTDDMNIFVRRPDHPNGGIFLSVSARPLLDEVGQIRGGVIIFRDVTHGVLAEEALTRAFAQGRLEVVDTILHNIGNAINSVTTGAETLHRNLLDDPLVRRLRALADAIGPHADDWVDYIENDPQGQKVRPFIVALSEDFIRHNRRLMDTVQRVRDRAEHIADIVRTQKSPDGSGVSWKGVDLRSALSEAVNVMRDSLDDGGIRVDIDCGAAPTEIRTQESQFHQMMVNVVKNSAQAIHELAASKQLAETPRIRIRAGVDGEFLDLEVSDNGIGFGARDSRMFFAAGYSTKASGTGLGLHSAANFVVRSGGRIDLSSDGVGKGATAHIRLRLASLDPRPAGVASGSVATAGK
- a CDS encoding sigma 54-interacting transcriptional regulator, translated to MDLDEYANRRVLIVDDQREIHDDFREMLRPQPPAARANKLAAAFITEEEPPFLPDFDLLHARSGEEACDIVRAGMERARPVAVAYIDVRMPPGIDGIETIRRVREVDRDVEVVIMTAYTDRSLPEIIQSVEPLHKVLYIRKPFAREEIQQMTLSLVGKWNVEQELGGERRQLAVGHRRLSAVLDATGEAMAMYDLNGRLLFANQGYETLADLTESDLKKLSPDALAEQFQERFREPDLSDVKSRFLLRDGGDVVEESAAGSLPEQRLFHRTVAPVRDGEGAVIGSLYVYRDVSREVEAERMKAEVLRLRTEMATTYSFDGMVGDSPPMQRVYALMRQAAESGITVMIQGESGTGKELVASSFHLNSPRRNGPFLAINCAAIPESLIESELFGHEKGAFTGATRQRLGAFERATGGTIFLDEIGDMRLAMQAKLLRVLQEREIQRVGGAATIPIDARVIVATNKDLKALVKAREFREDLFYRIAAFPIVIPPLRQHPTDIPLLAKHFLNKHAERSGRVFGGISTAALRALLQYDWPGNVRELDNAIERAVLLEKTDVLQVDSLPPHFVTTRLAAEDGSTADHRSTSVSILPLRDVERRALAEALEASDNNVTRAARALGINRVTLHRKLKRHGLFSRD